From the genome of Cryptomeria japonica unplaced genomic scaffold, Sugi_1.0 HiC_scaffold_402, whole genome shotgun sequence, one region includes:
- the LOC131057628 gene encoding uncharacterized protein LOC131057628: protein MPPSALSRLISQEIEYPMLFQLQNTITGCISHCGVLEFVAEEGIIYMPLWMMENMLLQPGDTVKLKHTTLPKGTSLKLQPHTKNLLDISNPKAFLEVSLRNFSCLTTGDTIKLDYNNTIYSINIVETKPESAISVFDADLEVDFAPPLDYKEPERLPLNPANICTTATSSRSTRETTTSTEHEEKSQCRFTAFTGVGRRLNGKPVSPKSPKVKSARSRSPSRAPIRKPGKLVFGDNTYQTHALARENGKVVTQKSEKESEEADKFRPFTGKRYSLKD from the coding sequence ATGCCTCCTTCTGCTCTTTCTCGTCTGATATCTCAAGAAATAGAGTATCCAATGCTTTTCCAGCTTCAGAATACCATCACAGGTTGCATCTCACACTGTGGAGTACTTGAATTCGTGGCTGAGGAGGGTATCATTTATATGCCACTTTGGATGATGGAAAATATGCTTCTACAACCAGGAGATACAGTCAAATTGAAGCATACCACTCTTCCAAAGGGGACGAGTTTGAAATTGCAGCCCCACACAAAGAATTTATTAGACATATCCAACCCAAAAGCTTTCTTGGAGGTTTCTCTGAGGAACTTCTCTTGTTTGACCACAGGGGATACCATTAAGTTAGATTACAACAACACCATATATTCTATAAATATAGTTGAAACAAAACCTGAATCTGCCATAAGTGTGTTTGACGCAGACTTGGAAGTAGACTTTGCTCCTCCTCTTGATTACAAAGAACCTGAAAGGCTGCCATTAAATCCTGCTAATATCTGCACTACTGCAACTAGTTCAAGATCAACAAGAGAAACTACTACATCTACAGAGCATGAAGAAAAATCTCAATGCAGATTTACTGCTTTCACTGGAGTTGGAAGGCGTCTGAATGGAAAACCTGTATCACCCAAGAGTCCGAAAGTTAAATCAGCAAGGTCAAGATCCCCTTCAAGAGCTCCAATACGTAAACCAGGTAAGCTTGTATTTGGTGATAACACCTATCAAACCCATGCACTTGCTAGGGAAAATGGAAAGGTGGTGACACAAAAAAGTGAAAAGGAAAGTGAAGAAGCTGATAAGTTCCGACCTTTTACTGGCAAAAGGTATTCTTTAAAAGATTGA